A genomic stretch from Falco naumanni isolate bFalNau1 chromosome 6, bFalNau1.pat, whole genome shotgun sequence includes:
- the ENPP5 gene encoding ectonucleotide pyrophosphatase/phosphodiesterase family member 5: MLPQKRGRIPSRIAMNCCWKVLAIFFLLLPSALSLQPAQSRVLLVSFDGFRWDYIYKVSTPNFHYAMENGVHVKQVTNVFITKTYPNHYTMVTGLYAESHGIVANEMYDPILNETFSLNKMDTHNSRFWEEASPIWVTNQREGHKTGAAMWPGTDVKIHGVFPTHYMPYNESVSFEDRVARLIDWFTSEEPINFGLLYWEQPDEMGHILGPENPLMGPIISDIDQKLGYLMSELKKAKLWGVINVIITSDHGMSQLSSERLIELDQYVNRELYKVIEHSPAVAILPNEGKLDEVYETLANAHPNMTVYKKEQIPDRLHYKHNRKIQPILAVADKGWEIVYNKSDGFQFGNHGYDNILPEMHPIFLAVGPAFRKNATKEVMNATDIYPLLCHLLGINALPNNGSFNAVKDILAEEVPVVFGADTYTTIVGVFLGSFLVIVFIAVFVKHFIFTQLNTMQVQHTEAAQPLLQD; encoded by the exons ATGTTGCCTCAGAAGAGGGGACGAATACCTTCCAGAATAGCCATGAACTGTTGTTGGAAAGTCCTGgcaattttctttctacttcttCCAAGTGCATTGTCTCTCCAGCCAGCCCAGTCCAGAGTGTTGCTGGTATCTTTTGATGGATTTCGATGGGATTACATCTATAAAGTCTCAACTCCCAATTTTCATTATGCCATGGAGAATGGCGTTCATGTCAAACAGGTCACTAATGTGTTTATAACAAAAACATATCCGAATCATTATACAATGGTGACTGGTCTCTATGCAGAAAGCCACGGTATAGTTGCTAATGAGATGTATGACCCTATTCTGAATGAAACTTTCTCTCTGAACAAAATGGATACCCATAACTCCAGGTTCTGGGAAGAAGCCAGCCCAATATGGGTAACAAATCAGAGGGAAGGACATAAAACCGGTGCAGCTATGTGGCCTGGAACAGATGTGAAAATACATGGGGTCTTTCCTACACATTACATGCCCTACAATGAATCAGTTTCCTTTGAAGACAGAGTTGCTAGGCTTATTGACTGGTTTACATCGGAAGAACCCATAAACTTTGGTCTCCTTTATTGGGAACAGCCTGATGAGATGGGCCATATTCTGGGCCCAGAAAACCCACTTATGGGACCAATAATTAGTGATATTGACCAAAAATTGGGATATCTTATGTCTGAACTGAAGAAGGCGAAGCTGTGGGGTGTGATAAATGTCATAATCACAAGTGATCATGGAATGTCGCAGTTGTCCTCGGAAAGGCTCATTGAGCTTGATCAGTATGTGAACAGAGAGCTCTATAAAGTCATTGAGCATTCTCCTGCAGTAGCTATTTTGCCAAATGAAG GCAAACTGGATGAAGTGTATGAAACTTTGGCCAATGCTCATCCCAACATGACTGTGTATAAAAAGGAGCAGATTCCAGATAGATTACATTACAAACATAACCGTAAAATTCAGCCAATCTTAGCAGTGGCTGATAAAGGATGGGAAATTGTATATAATAAGTCTGACGGTTTTCAAT ttggtAATCATGGATATGACAACATCTTACCAGAAATGCATCCAATATTTTTGGCAGTTGGGCCTGCTTTCAGAAAGAATGCCACCAAAGAAGTCATGAATGCTACAGACATATACCCCTTACTGTGTCATCTGCTTGGTATTAACGCACTGCCAAACAATGGCTCATTCAACGCTGTGAAAGATATACTTGCTGAAGAAGTTCCTGTAGTCTTTGGAGCAGACACCTATACTACCATTGTAGGAGTCTTTCTGGGCAGCTTTCttgttattgtttttattgcagtttttgTTAAGCATTTTATCTTCACCCAGTTGAATACCATGCAAGTGCAACATACTGAAGCTGCCCAGCCACTGTTGCAAGATTAA